A single genomic interval of Microbacterium hydrocarbonoxydans harbors:
- a CDS encoding S1C family serine protease: MTINESRGRSGRPVLRIGALALIGAGLTACTGPAATSDSAAPVDFEGVQSATIQIEALGTFVSPEHGGYEAAGRGSGFLVSSDGIAVTNNHVVVGAGTLDVWLGGDTSKTYNAKVLGSSECLDLAVIQLTGDDFPFFGWREGEIKTATDVYAAGFPLGDPTFTMTRGIVSKASTVGETPWASLDSVIEHDARIRGGNSGGPLVDQKGRLVGVNYAGNDTHDMNLAIHRDEVTGVLDDLQAGKSVLSLGVNAQAISDEDGQGLGVWVSSVQSGSPADDAGVEPGDLITKLQGVTLGQDGTLADYCDVLRTHGQEATLDVDVYRPAEGIYYRGQFNGDVLEPVEVLSSGGDRPEDADSAVAAGEFVAISDDSGTIEVEVPAAWADVDGAGYTNDDGTWVSVIASPDMAGFEEGWNTPGVWIAASTDAAARVSPDVLLQRADEFLGRTAHPTMPPRSRTAYTLAATRSTRSAAESARPTSSSRRPRTTAATPSPSRSRRTPKQTSRPSTA, encoded by the coding sequence ATGACGATCAATGAATCCCGGGGACGCTCAGGTCGTCCCGTTCTCCGCATCGGCGCGCTGGCGCTGATCGGCGCCGGTCTCACCGCATGTACGGGACCAGCAGCCACTTCCGACTCCGCTGCTCCCGTCGATTTCGAGGGCGTGCAGTCGGCCACGATCCAGATCGAGGCGCTCGGCACGTTCGTCTCTCCCGAGCACGGGGGGTACGAGGCGGCCGGTCGCGGGTCCGGGTTCCTGGTCTCTTCCGACGGGATCGCGGTGACCAACAACCACGTCGTCGTGGGTGCGGGGACGCTCGACGTCTGGCTGGGAGGCGACACGTCGAAGACGTACAACGCGAAGGTGCTCGGATCCTCGGAGTGCCTCGACCTCGCGGTCATCCAGCTGACCGGTGACGATTTCCCGTTCTTCGGCTGGCGCGAAGGCGAGATCAAGACCGCGACGGATGTCTATGCTGCGGGCTTCCCGCTGGGCGACCCGACTTTTACGATGACACGCGGGATCGTCTCCAAGGCCTCGACCGTCGGGGAGACCCCGTGGGCATCGCTGGACAGCGTCATCGAGCACGATGCTCGGATCCGCGGCGGCAACTCCGGAGGCCCCCTCGTCGACCAGAAGGGCCGGCTCGTTGGTGTGAACTACGCCGGCAACGACACCCACGACATGAACCTTGCGATCCACCGCGACGAGGTCACCGGCGTCCTGGACGACCTCCAGGCTGGAAAGAGCGTGCTCAGCCTCGGCGTCAACGCACAAGCGATCTCCGATGAGGACGGTCAGGGCCTCGGTGTCTGGGTCAGCTCCGTGCAGTCCGGGTCGCCTGCTGACGATGCCGGAGTCGAGCCGGGCGATCTGATTACGAAACTCCAGGGCGTCACGCTGGGTCAGGACGGCACACTCGCCGACTACTGCGACGTGCTGCGCACCCACGGTCAGGAGGCGACCCTCGACGTCGACGTCTATCGTCCGGCCGAGGGCATCTATTACCGCGGACAATTCAACGGCGATGTGCTCGAACCGGTCGAGGTACTCAGTTCCGGCGGCGACCGCCCCGAGGACGCCGACAGTGCGGTGGCCGCCGGCGAGTTCGTCGCAATATCCGACGACTCGGGCACCATCGAAGTCGAAGTCCCGGCCGCCTGGGCTGATGTCGACGGCGCCGGCTACACCAACGACGACGGCACTTGGGTGAGCGTGATCGCCTCTCCCGACATGGCCGGGTTCGAGGAGGGATGGAACACTCCGGGCGTCTGGATCGCGGCCTCGACGGATGCCGCGGCACGAGTGAGCCCCGACGTGCTCCTACAGCGCGCCGACGAGTTCCTGGGCAGAACTGCACACCCGACGATGCCGCCGCGTTCGAGGACGGCGTACACACTGGCAGCTACGCGGTCTACGAGGAGTGCGGCGGAGTCGGCGCGGCCTACATCTTCCTCGCGGCGACCGCGAACGACGGCAGCTACACCATCACCGTCGCGGTCCAGGCGAACTCCGAAGCAGACCTCGCGGCCATCGACCGCGTGA
- a CDS encoding SDR family oxidoreductase, translated as MSRIIVFGGHGRIALLLAPLLVARGDEVTSVIRNPDHIPDVEQTGAQALVADVEQLDTDALTEIIRGHDAVVWSAGAGGGSADRTYAVDRDAAIRTMDAAGAAGVRRYVMVSWIGSKADHGVPEDDGFFAYADAKWAADEHLRGTGLDGTILGPGTLTFEEPSGLIALEPEGHGEVARADVAAVIAETIGNPSTFGRTIRFGNGTADTAVPIVDALSA; from the coding sequence ATGTCGCGAATCATCGTCTTCGGCGGCCACGGCCGCATCGCCCTGCTTCTCGCCCCGCTGCTCGTCGCCCGCGGAGATGAGGTCACCTCGGTCATCCGCAATCCCGACCACATCCCCGATGTCGAGCAGACGGGCGCCCAGGCGCTGGTCGCCGATGTCGAACAGCTCGACACGGATGCGCTGACCGAGATCATCCGCGGGCACGACGCGGTCGTCTGGTCGGCCGGGGCGGGCGGCGGTTCAGCCGACCGCACGTATGCGGTCGACCGTGACGCTGCGATCCGCACGATGGATGCCGCAGGCGCCGCCGGCGTGAGGCGATACGTCATGGTCTCGTGGATCGGCTCGAAGGCCGACCACGGCGTGCCGGAGGACGACGGCTTCTTCGCCTACGCGGACGCGAAGTGGGCAGCGGACGAGCACCTGCGCGGCACCGGGCTCGACGGCACGATCCTGGGGCCCGGCACCCTCACCTTCGAGGAGCCCTCGGGACTCATCGCACTCGAGCCGGAGGGACACGGCGAGGTCGCCCGTGCGGATGTCGCCGCCGTGATCGCCGAGACCATCGGCAATCCGTCGACATTCGGACGTACGATCCGCTTCGGCAACGGCACGGCCGACACGGCGGTGCCGATCGTCGACGCGCTCAGCGCCTGA
- a CDS encoding NAD(P)/FAD-dependent oxidoreductase yields MPDMHTGLRSASPTGLITSVVIVGGGYAGMIASNRLWASLTAAERARTRVTIINPTDLFVHRIRLHEHAAGVADATLPLRSMIHGEVDLLVGQARRIDVVARTVHVETPAGKVDLRFDKLIYAVGSRSSTHVPGVEEHAETIGDVKGAEAIAHRIASGHVRRICVVGGGPTGVETAAELAEAHPELRVTLLAGDRLVGGLRPAARRSIRRSLEGLGVEILDGTRVTRVVPGGVTTSDGAEHAFDLVVWAAGFEVPDLAARSGLPVDRYGRMLVDETLVCLTEPAILGAGDAVSPPDAVAAHLPMGARVALPLGGAAADTLLAALRRRNAETISIGLLGPSISLGRRDGYIQLAHPDDSPTPIAFTGRLGALIKSWVCWMTIDTPRKERTRPGAYRVPRAPRNSRPGRATERSEGGRHATIHS; encoded by the coding sequence ATGCCCGACATGCATACGGGTCTGCGGTCGGCGTCGCCCACCGGACTGATCACCTCCGTGGTGATCGTCGGCGGAGGATACGCGGGAATGATCGCCTCCAACCGTCTATGGGCATCCCTCACCGCTGCTGAGCGCGCGCGCACCCGCGTCACGATCATCAACCCAACCGATCTGTTCGTACACCGGATCCGGCTGCATGAGCACGCCGCAGGAGTCGCGGATGCAACTCTCCCGCTGAGGTCGATGATCCACGGAGAGGTCGATCTCCTCGTGGGCCAGGCGCGACGAATCGACGTGGTGGCGCGGACCGTGCACGTGGAGACTCCAGCAGGAAAGGTCGACCTGCGGTTCGACAAGCTGATCTACGCGGTCGGCTCTCGCTCCTCGACGCACGTACCGGGCGTCGAGGAGCACGCGGAGACCATCGGGGACGTCAAAGGCGCGGAGGCCATCGCGCACCGTATCGCATCGGGACACGTCCGACGGATCTGCGTCGTGGGCGGAGGCCCCACGGGAGTGGAGACCGCCGCCGAACTGGCGGAGGCACACCCCGAGCTCCGGGTGACCCTGCTCGCCGGTGACCGTCTCGTGGGTGGCCTCCGTCCTGCGGCACGCCGATCAATCCGTCGGAGTCTCGAAGGCTTGGGGGTCGAGATCCTCGACGGCACTCGCGTCACCCGAGTCGTTCCCGGAGGGGTCACGACGTCGGACGGCGCGGAACACGCTTTTGACCTCGTCGTCTGGGCGGCGGGCTTCGAGGTTCCCGATCTCGCAGCACGAAGCGGTCTGCCCGTCGACCGGTACGGGCGGATGCTGGTCGACGAGACCCTCGTCTGCCTCACCGAGCCGGCAATCTTAGGCGCCGGCGACGCGGTCAGCCCTCCCGATGCCGTGGCCGCACACCTTCCCATGGGAGCCCGGGTGGCTCTTCCGCTCGGCGGCGCCGCGGCTGACACACTGCTCGCAGCCCTCCGTCGCCGCAACGCGGAGACGATCTCGATCGGCCTCCTCGGACCGTCGATCAGCCTCGGGCGACGGGACGGCTACATCCAACTCGCGCATCCTGACGACTCGCCGACGCCGATCGCCTTCACAGGAAGGCTGGGTGCGCTGATCAAGTCCTGGGTGTGCTGGATGACGATCGACACCCCACGTAAGGAGAGGACCCGCCCGGGAGCGTATCGGGTTCCGCGAGCTCCCCGTAACTCGCGGCCAGGGCGGGCGACCGAGAGAAGCGAGGGCGGGCGGCATGCAACCATTCATTCGTGA
- a CDS encoding GNAT family N-acetyltransferase, with the protein MALPRIRVHGPELITRAERVGLARTLGQTEQSLDLSEPAHVSGWKAIGTDGTLQGLIVDDALRPAMVGQGAWAASTSEVFAALYTSAASAWTARGIWTHQITVRDGDPIETAVASLGFGHQQAYGAIRTQAAGHKDAGGARLLARHELRRVLPLVPLISTHQAKSPVFAPRSDRFLRELDASFLDWAATDEVVVFGHVEGDEGDLVGFLAIDTAESVPEIVLAAVAPIARGRGIGGALMQAANAWAAARGIPKLRVDWRTTNPDAQRFWMRAGVVVSARRWSRTIDPEPM; encoded by the coding sequence ATGGCTCTCCCTCGCATCAGAGTTCACGGACCGGAACTGATTACTCGCGCGGAGCGGGTGGGGCTGGCGCGCACGCTCGGGCAGACTGAGCAGAGCCTCGATCTCTCCGAACCAGCCCACGTTTCAGGCTGGAAGGCGATCGGCACCGACGGAACCTTGCAGGGCTTGATCGTCGATGACGCGCTGCGCCCCGCCATGGTAGGACAGGGCGCCTGGGCCGCGTCGACATCGGAAGTTTTCGCCGCCCTCTACACCTCGGCTGCCAGCGCCTGGACCGCTCGAGGCATCTGGACGCACCAGATTACTGTGCGAGATGGTGATCCGATCGAGACCGCGGTCGCTTCGCTCGGATTCGGTCATCAACAGGCCTACGGAGCGATCCGGACCCAGGCTGCAGGGCACAAGGACGCGGGTGGTGCGCGATTGCTAGCCAGGCACGAGCTCCGCCGAGTGTTGCCACTCGTACCATTGATTTCGACTCATCAGGCTAAGAGCCCGGTGTTCGCTCCGCGGTCGGACCGGTTTCTCCGTGAACTCGACGCTTCTTTCCTCGACTGGGCCGCCACCGACGAAGTAGTCGTGTTCGGTCACGTCGAGGGCGATGAAGGAGACTTGGTGGGTTTCCTAGCCATCGATACCGCGGAATCGGTGCCGGAGATCGTGCTCGCCGCTGTCGCTCCGATCGCGCGCGGCCGCGGAATCGGTGGCGCGTTGATGCAAGCGGCAAACGCCTGGGCCGCCGCGCGAGGAATCCCGAAGCTGCGGGTCGACTGGCGCACGACCAACCCGGACGCGCAACGATTCTGGATGCGCGCGGGAGTGGTTGTGTCTGCCCGCCGCTGGAGCAGAACGATCGACCCGGAGCCGATGTGA
- a CDS encoding NAD(P)-binding domain-containing protein has product MNILDSVVIGAGQAGLSTSYHLRRLGIEHVVLDADDEPGGAWRHRWDALTMRDVHGVAELPDDEPPPRDGQRANQAVPAYFAAYETAHDLPVVRPVRVDRVEDDGGVLVVHAGERQWQTRTIVNATGTWTKPFLPHYPGMETFVGEQLHTVDYPGPEHFLGKRVLVVGGGASAVQFLGALAPITDTLWVTRREPVWRSDDFTPEAGAAAVALVEQRVAQGLPPESVVSVTGLMLRPQEREAERLGAYAARRPMFARIEPDGVRWADGSFEQVDVILWATGFRPAIAHLAPLHLRSAAGGIQLDRHGRGTTAVQDPRVQLVGYGPSASTIGANRAGRSAAKGVQRALATASVRTS; this is encoded by the coding sequence GTGAACATCCTGGACAGTGTCGTGATCGGCGCGGGTCAGGCCGGTCTCTCGACCTCCTACCATCTGCGCCGCCTCGGCATCGAGCATGTCGTGCTCGACGCCGACGACGAGCCGGGGGGAGCCTGGCGGCACCGCTGGGATGCGCTCACGATGCGCGACGTGCACGGGGTCGCCGAACTGCCGGACGACGAGCCACCGCCGCGCGACGGCCAGCGGGCGAACCAGGCGGTGCCGGCGTACTTCGCGGCGTACGAGACGGCGCACGACCTGCCCGTGGTGCGTCCGGTTCGCGTGGACAGGGTCGAGGACGACGGCGGAGTCCTGGTAGTGCATGCGGGGGAGCGGCAGTGGCAGACCCGCACGATCGTGAACGCGACCGGTACGTGGACGAAGCCGTTCCTCCCGCACTATCCCGGGATGGAGACCTTCGTCGGCGAGCAGCTGCACACGGTCGACTACCCGGGGCCCGAGCATTTCCTCGGCAAGCGCGTTCTCGTCGTCGGAGGCGGAGCATCGGCAGTGCAGTTCCTCGGAGCGCTCGCCCCGATCACCGACACCCTCTGGGTCACGCGTCGGGAGCCGGTCTGGCGCAGCGATGACTTCACGCCCGAGGCCGGCGCCGCGGCCGTCGCCCTGGTCGAGCAGCGCGTCGCGCAGGGCCTGCCGCCCGAGAGCGTGGTGAGTGTGACGGGGCTCATGCTCCGCCCGCAAGAGCGCGAAGCCGAGCGCCTGGGGGCCTACGCCGCACGACGGCCGATGTTCGCGCGCATCGAGCCGGATGGGGTGCGCTGGGCCGACGGCTCATTCGAGCAGGTCGACGTCATCCTCTGGGCCACGGGATTCCGCCCGGCGATCGCGCACCTCGCGCCGCTGCATCTGCGCAGCGCGGCGGGCGGCATCCAGCTCGACCGTCACGGGCGAGGGACGACCGCGGTGCAGGACCCTCGTGTGCAGCTGGTCGGATACGGACCCTCGGCGAGCACGATCGGTGCGAATCGCGCCGGTCGCTCTGCGGCGAAAGGCGTTCAGCGCGCCCTGGCGACCGCATCCGTCCGCACCTCGTGA